A stretch of DNA from Flavobacteriaceae bacterium MAR_2009_75:
ATTTCTTGGGCCATTTTTATAAAAGCGAATTTAGAGGCATTGCTTACCGTACTGAACATGCTCTCGCCACAAAAAACATGGCCCAGATCAATTCCATAAAGTCCACCTACCAAATGCCCATTTTGCCATACCTCATATGATTGGGCAAGCCCGTTCTCATGTAAAGCGACGTAAGCCTTTTGCATCTCACTAGTTATCCAAGTACCTTCTTGCCCTTTTCTTTTGATATGGGAACACTTTTCAATAACCTTATCGAAACAGGTATTTTTGGTCAACCGGAAATTCTCGTTTTTAATCACTTTTCGCATACTCTTCGAAATTCGAACCTCACTAGGTATCAAAACCATTCGAGGGTCGGGACTCCACCATAAAATTAAGGAACCCTCATTGAACCACGGAAAAATTCCATTGCGGTAAGAAAGTGCTAATCTAGCAGGTGAAAGGTCTCCACCGACGGCCAATAAGCCTTCTTCATTAGCATGGTTTACAGGAGGAAATTCAAGCTTATCGGTAACGAAAAACATGGGTTGTTATTTACCATAAAAATACATTTATGGTGCTTATAAAAAAACCTGCAAGCTTAGTGGCCTGCAGGTTTTTATTCCCTTTAGATTTTTTTTTAAAAAGGTAGATCGTCATGATCTTCTTCATTCAGGTCATCAGCCGGAGCGAAGGCTTCCGCTGGTGGCACCGGAGGCATTTGCCCGCCACTTGGCTCTTGTTGAAGACTTTCTATACGCCAACCTTGAATCGAGTTAAAGTATTTTACTTCACCTTGAGGATTGGTCCATTCCCTTCCGCGAAGGTTGATGCTGATCTTCACATCTTGCCCTACATTATAATTGTTCAACAAATCCGTCTTGTCTTGAACAAACTCTATCATTATATGTTGCGGGTATTGTTCTTCTGTGGTAACTACCACTTCACGTTTTCTAAAACCGTTATTTCCGAAGGTCTGTGTTTCTCCTACTAGCTTAATTTTACCTTGTACTTCCATGACTATGAATTATATGTTAACTGAAACTATATTACGGTTTAAAAGTAAAATTTAAAGCACGATCCACCTAACAAAAATCAGATAAGTTATCATAGATAATAAACAGGTTTTGTACCGTAAAATTTTCATTGCGCCAATAGAACTTTCCAAGCAGAAAGCACATCATTTTTTTG
This window harbors:
- a CDS encoding leucyl/phenylalanyl-tRNA--protein transferase, producing the protein MFFVTDKLEFPPVNHANEEGLLAVGGDLSPARLALSYRNGIFPWFNEGSLILWWSPDPRMVLIPSEVRISKSMRKVIKNENFRLTKNTCFDKVIEKCSHIKRKGQEGTWITSEMQKAYVALHENGLAQSYEVWQNGHLVGGLYGIDLGHVFCGESMFSTVSNASKFAFIKMAQEMERKQYRLIDCQLYTDHLASLGAKEMPRQEFIEILHRKDQADQ